The following are encoded together in the Strix aluco isolate bStrAlu1 chromosome 13, bStrAlu1.hap1, whole genome shotgun sequence genome:
- the FGFR4 gene encoding fibroblast growth factor receptor 4 isoform X3, with translation MRPLLQVLVGLVVAAAAQGRAMEPGNTLKLYCDANQSGASVVWYKESRPLVPGDRIRLRQSLLEISEVAYEDSGLYVCRARGTGEILRNFTISVVDSLASGDDDEDSDGDGPHGDRNEEPVYVHRAPYWTHPHRMDKKLYAVPAGNTVKFRCPASGSPSPSIRWLKNGREFRGEHRIGGIRLRHQHWSLVMESVVPSDRGNYTCLVENRFGSIRYSYLLDVLERSPHRPILQAGLPANTTALVGSDVEFFCKVYSDAQPHIQWLKHIEVNGSNYGPDGVPYVQVLKTADINSSEVEVLYLRNVSVEDAGEYTCLAGNSIGLSYQSAWLTVLPEEELVREAEAPEAKYMDIIIYTSGSLAVAMAVIIVVLCRMQTQSSKQPLEPMAVHKLSKFPLIRQFSLDSSSSGKSSTSLMRVTRLSSSCAPMLAGVMELDLPLDAKWEFPRDKLVLGKPLGEGCFGQVVRAEAYGLDRDRPDRAITVAVKMLKDNATDKDLADLISEMEMMKLMDKHKNIINLLGVCTQDGPLYVIVEFAAKGNLREYLRARRPPIPDYAFDIVAMPDEQLSFKDLVSCVYQVARGMEYLESKRCIHRDLAARNVLVTAESVMKIADFGLARDVHDIDYYKKTSNGRLPVKWMAPEALFDRVYTHQSDVWSFGILMWEIFTLGGSPYPGIPVEELFKLLKEGHRMDRPSNCTHELYMLMRECWHAVPSQRPTFKQLVEGLDKILAAVSEEYLDLSMPFEQYSPSCEDTASSCSSDDSVFTHDPLPLAPRLFSYPSVRT, from the exons ATGCGGCCCCTCTTGCAGGtcctggtggggctggtggtggcggccgctgcccagggcagggcgaTGGAGCCAG GCAACACGTTGAAGCTGTACTGTGACGCCAACCAGAGCGGTGCCAGCGTAGTCTGGTACAAGGAGTCCAGGCCGCTCGTCCCGGGGGATCGCATCCGTCTCCGGCAGAGCCTGCTGGAGATCTCAGAGGTTGCCTACGAGGACTCGGGGCTCTATGTGTGCCGGGCGCGGGGGACTGGGGAGATCCTGCGCAACTTCACCATCTCTGTCGTGG ACTCGCTGGCGTCAGGTGATGATGATGAAGACAGTGATGGGGACGGACCCCACGGGGACCGAAACGAGGAACCTGTTTATGTGCACAGAG CTCCTTACTGGACTCACCCACACCGGATGGACAAGAAGCTGTATGCGGTCCCCGCGGGGAACACGGTGAAGTTTCGCTGCCCAGCCtcgggcagccccagccccagcatccGCTGGTTGAAGAACGGGCGCGAGTTCCGGGGGGAGCACCGCATCGGGGGCATCCGG CTCCGGCACCAGCACTGGAGCCTGGTGATGGAGAGCGTGGTGCCCTCTGACCGAGGCAACTACACCTGCCTGGTGGAGAACAGGTTTGGCAGCATCCGCTACAGCTACCTCCTGGACGTGCTGG AGAGGTCCCCGCACAGGCCCATCTTGCAGGCCGGGCTGCCCGCCAACACCACGGCCCTGGTGGGCAGCGATGTGGAGTTCTTCTGCAAGGTCTACAGCGATGCCCAGCCCCACATCCAGTGGCTGAAGCACATCGAGGTGAACGGCAGCAACTATGGTCCTGACGGGGTCCCCTACGTGCAAGTGCTCAAG ACTGCAGACATCAACAGCTCCGAGGTGGAGGTGCTGTACCTGCGCAATGTCTCCGTGGAGGATGCTGGCGAATACACCTGCCTGGCGGGGAACTCCATCGGCCTCTCCTACCAGTCTGCCTGGCTCACTGTCCTGCCAG AAGAGGAGCTGGTGCGGGAAGCTGAAGCCCCTGAGGCCAAGTACATGGACATCATCATCTACACCTCGGGCTCGCTGGCCGTGGCCATGGCCGTCATCATTGTGGTGCTGTGCCGGATGCAGACACAGTCGAGCAAGCAGCCCCTGGAGCCCATGGCGGTCCACAAGCTCTCCAAATTCCCGCTCATCCGACAG TTCTCCCTGGACTCCAGCTCCTCCGGGAAGTCCAGCACATCCCTGATGCGCGTCACCCGTCTTTCCTCCAGCTGCGCCCCGATGCTGGCTGGGGTCATGGAGCTGGACCTGCCCCTCGACGCCAAGTGGGAGTTCCCCCGAGACAA gCTGGTGCTGGGCAAGCCCCTGGGGGAAGGCTGCTTTGGCCAGGTGGTGCGGGCAGAGGCTTACGGCCTCGACAGAGACCGGCCGGACAGAGCCATCACCGTGGCTGTCAAAATGCTGAAAG ACAACGCCACCGACAAGGACCTGGCTGACCTCATATCTGAGATGGAGATGATGAAGCTCATGGACAAGCACAAGAACATCATCAACCTCCTGGGAGTCTGCACGCAGGACG GGCCACTGTACGTGATCGTGGAGTTTGCTGCGAAGGGCAACCTGCGCGAGTACCtccgtgcccgccgccccccgaTACCCGACTACGCTTTTGACATCGTGGCGATGCCCGATGAGCAGCTCTCCTTCAAGGACCTGGTCTCCTGCGTCTACCAGGTGGCCCGTGGCATGGAGTACCTGGAGTCCAAACGG TGCATCCACCGTGACCTGGCTGCCCGCAACGTGCTGGTCACGGCAGAGAGCGTGATGAAGATCGCCGACTTTGGCTTGGCCAGGGATGTCCATGACATTGACTACTACAAGAAAACCAGCAAT GGTCGCCTGCCAGTGAAGTGGATGGCACCCGAGGCCCTGTTCGACCGTGTCTACACCCACCAGAGCGATGT GTGGTCCTTCGGGATCCTGATGTGGGAGATTTTCACGCTGGGGGGCTCCCCTTACCCCGGCATCCCTGTCGAGGAGCTCTTCAAGCTGCTGAAAGAGGGGCACCGCATGGACCGGCCGTCCAACTGCACCCACGAGCT gtACATGCTGATGCGGGAGTGCTGGCACGCCGTGCCCTCGCAGCGCCCCACCTTCAAGCAGCTTGTGGAGGGGCTGGACAAGATCCTGGCGGCCGTTTCAGAGGAG TACCTGGACCTCTCCATGCCCTTCGAGCAGTACTCGCCCTCCTGTGAGGACACCgccagctcctgctcctccgACGACTCTGTCTTCACCCACGACCCGCTGCCGCTGGCTCCCCGCCTCTTCTCCTACCCCAGCGTGAGGACTTAA
- the FGFR4 gene encoding fibroblast growth factor receptor 4 isoform X2 — translation MRPLLQVLVGLVVAAAAQGRAMEPELFESPMLESEEEHLLLDPGNTLKLYCDANQSGASVVWYKESRPLVPGDRIRLRQSLLEISEVAYEDSGLYVCRARGTGEILRNFTISVVDSLASGDDDEDSDGDGPHGDRNEEPVYVHRAPYWTHPHRMDKKLYAVPAGNTVKFRCPASGSPSPSIRWLKNGREFRGEHRIGGIRLRHQHWSLVMESVVPSDRGNYTCLVENRFGSIRYSYLLDVLERSPHRPILQAGLPANTTALVGSDVEFFCKVYSDAQPHIQWLKHIEVNGSNYGPDGVPYVQVLKTADINSSEVEVLYLRNVSVEDAGEYTCLAGNSIGLSYQSAWLTVLPEEELVREAEAPEAKYMDIIIYTSGSLAVAMAVIIVVLCRMQTQSSKQPLEPMAVHKLSKFPLIRQFSLDSSSSGKSSTSLMRVTRLSSSCAPMLAGVMELDLPLDAKWEFPRDKLVLGKPLGEGCFGQVVRAEAYGLDRDRPDRAITVAVKMLKDNATDKDLADLISEMEMMKLMDKHKNIINLLGVCTQDGPLYVIVEFAAKGNLREYLRARRPPIPDYAFDIVAMPDEQLSFKDLVSCVYQVARGMEYLESKRCIHRDLAARNVLVTAESVMKIADFGLARDVHDIDYYKKTSNGRLPVKWMAPEALFDRVYTHQSDVWSFGILMWEIFTLGGSPYPGIPVEELFKLLKEGHRMDRPSNCTHELYMLMRECWHAVPSQRPTFKQLVEGLDKILAAVSEEYLDLSMPFEQYSPSCEDTASSCSSDDSVFTHDPLPLAPRLFSYPSVRT, via the exons ATGCGGCCCCTCTTGCAGGtcctggtggggctggtggtggcggccgctgcccagggcagggcgaTGGAGCCAG AGCTATTTGAGAGCCCAATGCTGGAGTCAGAAGAGGAACATCTCCTGCTCGACCCAGGCAACACGTTGAAGCTGTACTGTGACGCCAACCAGAGCGGTGCCAGCGTAGTCTGGTACAAGGAGTCCAGGCCGCTCGTCCCGGGGGATCGCATCCGTCTCCGGCAGAGCCTGCTGGAGATCTCAGAGGTTGCCTACGAGGACTCGGGGCTCTATGTGTGCCGGGCGCGGGGGACTGGGGAGATCCTGCGCAACTTCACCATCTCTGTCGTGG ACTCGCTGGCGTCAGGTGATGATGATGAAGACAGTGATGGGGACGGACCCCACGGGGACCGAAACGAGGAACCTGTTTATGTGCACAGAG CTCCTTACTGGACTCACCCACACCGGATGGACAAGAAGCTGTATGCGGTCCCCGCGGGGAACACGGTGAAGTTTCGCTGCCCAGCCtcgggcagccccagccccagcatccGCTGGTTGAAGAACGGGCGCGAGTTCCGGGGGGAGCACCGCATCGGGGGCATCCGG CTCCGGCACCAGCACTGGAGCCTGGTGATGGAGAGCGTGGTGCCCTCTGACCGAGGCAACTACACCTGCCTGGTGGAGAACAGGTTTGGCAGCATCCGCTACAGCTACCTCCTGGACGTGCTGG AGAGGTCCCCGCACAGGCCCATCTTGCAGGCCGGGCTGCCCGCCAACACCACGGCCCTGGTGGGCAGCGATGTGGAGTTCTTCTGCAAGGTCTACAGCGATGCCCAGCCCCACATCCAGTGGCTGAAGCACATCGAGGTGAACGGCAGCAACTATGGTCCTGACGGGGTCCCCTACGTGCAAGTGCTCAAG ACTGCAGACATCAACAGCTCCGAGGTGGAGGTGCTGTACCTGCGCAATGTCTCCGTGGAGGATGCTGGCGAATACACCTGCCTGGCGGGGAACTCCATCGGCCTCTCCTACCAGTCTGCCTGGCTCACTGTCCTGCCAG AAGAGGAGCTGGTGCGGGAAGCTGAAGCCCCTGAGGCCAAGTACATGGACATCATCATCTACACCTCGGGCTCGCTGGCCGTGGCCATGGCCGTCATCATTGTGGTGCTGTGCCGGATGCAGACACAGTCGAGCAAGCAGCCCCTGGAGCCCATGGCGGTCCACAAGCTCTCCAAATTCCCGCTCATCCGACAG TTCTCCCTGGACTCCAGCTCCTCCGGGAAGTCCAGCACATCCCTGATGCGCGTCACCCGTCTTTCCTCCAGCTGCGCCCCGATGCTGGCTGGGGTCATGGAGCTGGACCTGCCCCTCGACGCCAAGTGGGAGTTCCCCCGAGACAA gCTGGTGCTGGGCAAGCCCCTGGGGGAAGGCTGCTTTGGCCAGGTGGTGCGGGCAGAGGCTTACGGCCTCGACAGAGACCGGCCGGACAGAGCCATCACCGTGGCTGTCAAAATGCTGAAAG ACAACGCCACCGACAAGGACCTGGCTGACCTCATATCTGAGATGGAGATGATGAAGCTCATGGACAAGCACAAGAACATCATCAACCTCCTGGGAGTCTGCACGCAGGACG GGCCACTGTACGTGATCGTGGAGTTTGCTGCGAAGGGCAACCTGCGCGAGTACCtccgtgcccgccgccccccgaTACCCGACTACGCTTTTGACATCGTGGCGATGCCCGATGAGCAGCTCTCCTTCAAGGACCTGGTCTCCTGCGTCTACCAGGTGGCCCGTGGCATGGAGTACCTGGAGTCCAAACGG TGCATCCACCGTGACCTGGCTGCCCGCAACGTGCTGGTCACGGCAGAGAGCGTGATGAAGATCGCCGACTTTGGCTTGGCCAGGGATGTCCATGACATTGACTACTACAAGAAAACCAGCAAT GGTCGCCTGCCAGTGAAGTGGATGGCACCCGAGGCCCTGTTCGACCGTGTCTACACCCACCAGAGCGATGT GTGGTCCTTCGGGATCCTGATGTGGGAGATTTTCACGCTGGGGGGCTCCCCTTACCCCGGCATCCCTGTCGAGGAGCTCTTCAAGCTGCTGAAAGAGGGGCACCGCATGGACCGGCCGTCCAACTGCACCCACGAGCT gtACATGCTGATGCGGGAGTGCTGGCACGCCGTGCCCTCGCAGCGCCCCACCTTCAAGCAGCTTGTGGAGGGGCTGGACAAGATCCTGGCGGCCGTTTCAGAGGAG TACCTGGACCTCTCCATGCCCTTCGAGCAGTACTCGCCCTCCTGTGAGGACACCgccagctcctgctcctccgACGACTCTGTCTTCACCCACGACCCGCTGCCGCTGGCTCCCCGCCTCTTCTCCTACCCCAGCGTGAGGACTTAA
- the FGFR4 gene encoding fibroblast growth factor receptor 4 isoform X4 has translation MRPLLQVLVGLVVAAAAQGRAMEPDSLASGDDDEDSDGDGPHGDRNEEPVYVHRAPYWTHPHRMDKKLYAVPAGNTVKFRCPASGSPSPSIRWLKNGREFRGEHRIGGIRLRHQHWSLVMESVVPSDRGNYTCLVENRFGSIRYSYLLDVLERSPHRPILQAGLPANTTALVGSDVEFFCKVYSDAQPHIQWLKHIEVNGSNYGPDGVPYVQVLKTADINSSEVEVLYLRNVSVEDAGEYTCLAGNSIGLSYQSAWLTVLPEEELVREAEAPEAKYMDIIIYTSGSLAVAMAVIIVVLCRMQTQSSKQPLEPMAVHKLSKFPLIRQFSLDSSSSGKSSTSLMRVTRLSSSCAPMLAGVMELDLPLDAKWEFPRDKLVLGKPLGEGCFGQVVRAEAYGLDRDRPDRAITVAVKMLKDNATDKDLADLISEMEMMKLMDKHKNIINLLGVCTQDGPLYVIVEFAAKGNLREYLRARRPPIPDYAFDIVAMPDEQLSFKDLVSCVYQVARGMEYLESKRCIHRDLAARNVLVTAESVMKIADFGLARDVHDIDYYKKTSNGRLPVKWMAPEALFDRVYTHQSDVWSFGILMWEIFTLGGSPYPGIPVEELFKLLKEGHRMDRPSNCTHELYMLMRECWHAVPSQRPTFKQLVEGLDKILAAVSEEYLDLSMPFEQYSPSCEDTASSCSSDDSVFTHDPLPLAPRLFSYPSVRT, from the exons ATGCGGCCCCTCTTGCAGGtcctggtggggctggtggtggcggccgctgcccagggcagggcgaTGGAGCCAG ACTCGCTGGCGTCAGGTGATGATGATGAAGACAGTGATGGGGACGGACCCCACGGGGACCGAAACGAGGAACCTGTTTATGTGCACAGAG CTCCTTACTGGACTCACCCACACCGGATGGACAAGAAGCTGTATGCGGTCCCCGCGGGGAACACGGTGAAGTTTCGCTGCCCAGCCtcgggcagccccagccccagcatccGCTGGTTGAAGAACGGGCGCGAGTTCCGGGGGGAGCACCGCATCGGGGGCATCCGG CTCCGGCACCAGCACTGGAGCCTGGTGATGGAGAGCGTGGTGCCCTCTGACCGAGGCAACTACACCTGCCTGGTGGAGAACAGGTTTGGCAGCATCCGCTACAGCTACCTCCTGGACGTGCTGG AGAGGTCCCCGCACAGGCCCATCTTGCAGGCCGGGCTGCCCGCCAACACCACGGCCCTGGTGGGCAGCGATGTGGAGTTCTTCTGCAAGGTCTACAGCGATGCCCAGCCCCACATCCAGTGGCTGAAGCACATCGAGGTGAACGGCAGCAACTATGGTCCTGACGGGGTCCCCTACGTGCAAGTGCTCAAG ACTGCAGACATCAACAGCTCCGAGGTGGAGGTGCTGTACCTGCGCAATGTCTCCGTGGAGGATGCTGGCGAATACACCTGCCTGGCGGGGAACTCCATCGGCCTCTCCTACCAGTCTGCCTGGCTCACTGTCCTGCCAG AAGAGGAGCTGGTGCGGGAAGCTGAAGCCCCTGAGGCCAAGTACATGGACATCATCATCTACACCTCGGGCTCGCTGGCCGTGGCCATGGCCGTCATCATTGTGGTGCTGTGCCGGATGCAGACACAGTCGAGCAAGCAGCCCCTGGAGCCCATGGCGGTCCACAAGCTCTCCAAATTCCCGCTCATCCGACAG TTCTCCCTGGACTCCAGCTCCTCCGGGAAGTCCAGCACATCCCTGATGCGCGTCACCCGTCTTTCCTCCAGCTGCGCCCCGATGCTGGCTGGGGTCATGGAGCTGGACCTGCCCCTCGACGCCAAGTGGGAGTTCCCCCGAGACAA gCTGGTGCTGGGCAAGCCCCTGGGGGAAGGCTGCTTTGGCCAGGTGGTGCGGGCAGAGGCTTACGGCCTCGACAGAGACCGGCCGGACAGAGCCATCACCGTGGCTGTCAAAATGCTGAAAG ACAACGCCACCGACAAGGACCTGGCTGACCTCATATCTGAGATGGAGATGATGAAGCTCATGGACAAGCACAAGAACATCATCAACCTCCTGGGAGTCTGCACGCAGGACG GGCCACTGTACGTGATCGTGGAGTTTGCTGCGAAGGGCAACCTGCGCGAGTACCtccgtgcccgccgccccccgaTACCCGACTACGCTTTTGACATCGTGGCGATGCCCGATGAGCAGCTCTCCTTCAAGGACCTGGTCTCCTGCGTCTACCAGGTGGCCCGTGGCATGGAGTACCTGGAGTCCAAACGG TGCATCCACCGTGACCTGGCTGCCCGCAACGTGCTGGTCACGGCAGAGAGCGTGATGAAGATCGCCGACTTTGGCTTGGCCAGGGATGTCCATGACATTGACTACTACAAGAAAACCAGCAAT GGTCGCCTGCCAGTGAAGTGGATGGCACCCGAGGCCCTGTTCGACCGTGTCTACACCCACCAGAGCGATGT GTGGTCCTTCGGGATCCTGATGTGGGAGATTTTCACGCTGGGGGGCTCCCCTTACCCCGGCATCCCTGTCGAGGAGCTCTTCAAGCTGCTGAAAGAGGGGCACCGCATGGACCGGCCGTCCAACTGCACCCACGAGCT gtACATGCTGATGCGGGAGTGCTGGCACGCCGTGCCCTCGCAGCGCCCCACCTTCAAGCAGCTTGTGGAGGGGCTGGACAAGATCCTGGCGGCCGTTTCAGAGGAG TACCTGGACCTCTCCATGCCCTTCGAGCAGTACTCGCCCTCCTGTGAGGACACCgccagctcctgctcctccgACGACTCTGTCTTCACCCACGACCCGCTGCCGCTGGCTCCCCGCCTCTTCTCCTACCCCAGCGTGAGGACTTAA
- the FGFR4 gene encoding fibroblast growth factor receptor 4 isoform X1, with the protein MEVPQQVARGVCCPHLVLCSMRQDGLKHPVPLGEAPAEGWWHVWPWTGTCRWGSHVPMLQGRVQPLPATEVAELGTGLCHIVCSPHWAGCVVQSCSWGGVSIRVGAHSISPELFESPMLESEEEHLLLDPGNTLKLYCDANQSGASVVWYKESRPLVPGDRIRLRQSLLEISEVAYEDSGLYVCRARGTGEILRNFTISVVDSLASGDDDEDSDGDGPHGDRNEEPVYVHRAPYWTHPHRMDKKLYAVPAGNTVKFRCPASGSPSPSIRWLKNGREFRGEHRIGGIRLRHQHWSLVMESVVPSDRGNYTCLVENRFGSIRYSYLLDVLERSPHRPILQAGLPANTTALVGSDVEFFCKVYSDAQPHIQWLKHIEVNGSNYGPDGVPYVQVLKTADINSSEVEVLYLRNVSVEDAGEYTCLAGNSIGLSYQSAWLTVLPEEELVREAEAPEAKYMDIIIYTSGSLAVAMAVIIVVLCRMQTQSSKQPLEPMAVHKLSKFPLIRQFSLDSSSSGKSSTSLMRVTRLSSSCAPMLAGVMELDLPLDAKWEFPRDKLVLGKPLGEGCFGQVVRAEAYGLDRDRPDRAITVAVKMLKDNATDKDLADLISEMEMMKLMDKHKNIINLLGVCTQDGPLYVIVEFAAKGNLREYLRARRPPIPDYAFDIVAMPDEQLSFKDLVSCVYQVARGMEYLESKRCIHRDLAARNVLVTAESVMKIADFGLARDVHDIDYYKKTSNGRLPVKWMAPEALFDRVYTHQSDVWSFGILMWEIFTLGGSPYPGIPVEELFKLLKEGHRMDRPSNCTHELYMLMRECWHAVPSQRPTFKQLVEGLDKILAAVSEEYLDLSMPFEQYSPSCEDTASSCSSDDSVFTHDPLPLAPRLFSYPSVRT; encoded by the exons ATGGAGGTCCCGCAGCAGGTGGCCAGGGGGGTTTGTTGCCCTCATTTGGTGCTGTGTTCGATGAGGCAGGACGGGCTCAAGCACCCTGTGCCGCTGGGAGAGGCGCCTGCGGAAGGATGGTGGCATGTGTGGCCTTGGACAGGGACGTGCCGCTGGGGAAGCCATGTCCCCATGCTCCAGGGCAGAGTCCAGCCCTTGCCTGCCACCGaggtggcagagctgggcacTGGGCTGTGTCACATCGTGTGCTCTCCACACTGGGCTGGGTGCGTGGTGCAGTCCTGCTCTTGGGGAGGGGTGAGCATCAGGGTGGGTGCTCACAGCATCTCTCCAGAGCTATTTGAGAGCCCAATGCTGGAGTCAGAAGAGGAACATCTCCTGCTCGACCCAGGCAACACGTTGAAGCTGTACTGTGACGCCAACCAGAGCGGTGCCAGCGTAGTCTGGTACAAGGAGTCCAGGCCGCTCGTCCCGGGGGATCGCATCCGTCTCCGGCAGAGCCTGCTGGAGATCTCAGAGGTTGCCTACGAGGACTCGGGGCTCTATGTGTGCCGGGCGCGGGGGACTGGGGAGATCCTGCGCAACTTCACCATCTCTGTCGTGG ACTCGCTGGCGTCAGGTGATGATGATGAAGACAGTGATGGGGACGGACCCCACGGGGACCGAAACGAGGAACCTGTTTATGTGCACAGAG CTCCTTACTGGACTCACCCACACCGGATGGACAAGAAGCTGTATGCGGTCCCCGCGGGGAACACGGTGAAGTTTCGCTGCCCAGCCtcgggcagccccagccccagcatccGCTGGTTGAAGAACGGGCGCGAGTTCCGGGGGGAGCACCGCATCGGGGGCATCCGG CTCCGGCACCAGCACTGGAGCCTGGTGATGGAGAGCGTGGTGCCCTCTGACCGAGGCAACTACACCTGCCTGGTGGAGAACAGGTTTGGCAGCATCCGCTACAGCTACCTCCTGGACGTGCTGG AGAGGTCCCCGCACAGGCCCATCTTGCAGGCCGGGCTGCCCGCCAACACCACGGCCCTGGTGGGCAGCGATGTGGAGTTCTTCTGCAAGGTCTACAGCGATGCCCAGCCCCACATCCAGTGGCTGAAGCACATCGAGGTGAACGGCAGCAACTATGGTCCTGACGGGGTCCCCTACGTGCAAGTGCTCAAG ACTGCAGACATCAACAGCTCCGAGGTGGAGGTGCTGTACCTGCGCAATGTCTCCGTGGAGGATGCTGGCGAATACACCTGCCTGGCGGGGAACTCCATCGGCCTCTCCTACCAGTCTGCCTGGCTCACTGTCCTGCCAG AAGAGGAGCTGGTGCGGGAAGCTGAAGCCCCTGAGGCCAAGTACATGGACATCATCATCTACACCTCGGGCTCGCTGGCCGTGGCCATGGCCGTCATCATTGTGGTGCTGTGCCGGATGCAGACACAGTCGAGCAAGCAGCCCCTGGAGCCCATGGCGGTCCACAAGCTCTCCAAATTCCCGCTCATCCGACAG TTCTCCCTGGACTCCAGCTCCTCCGGGAAGTCCAGCACATCCCTGATGCGCGTCACCCGTCTTTCCTCCAGCTGCGCCCCGATGCTGGCTGGGGTCATGGAGCTGGACCTGCCCCTCGACGCCAAGTGGGAGTTCCCCCGAGACAA gCTGGTGCTGGGCAAGCCCCTGGGGGAAGGCTGCTTTGGCCAGGTGGTGCGGGCAGAGGCTTACGGCCTCGACAGAGACCGGCCGGACAGAGCCATCACCGTGGCTGTCAAAATGCTGAAAG ACAACGCCACCGACAAGGACCTGGCTGACCTCATATCTGAGATGGAGATGATGAAGCTCATGGACAAGCACAAGAACATCATCAACCTCCTGGGAGTCTGCACGCAGGACG GGCCACTGTACGTGATCGTGGAGTTTGCTGCGAAGGGCAACCTGCGCGAGTACCtccgtgcccgccgccccccgaTACCCGACTACGCTTTTGACATCGTGGCGATGCCCGATGAGCAGCTCTCCTTCAAGGACCTGGTCTCCTGCGTCTACCAGGTGGCCCGTGGCATGGAGTACCTGGAGTCCAAACGG TGCATCCACCGTGACCTGGCTGCCCGCAACGTGCTGGTCACGGCAGAGAGCGTGATGAAGATCGCCGACTTTGGCTTGGCCAGGGATGTCCATGACATTGACTACTACAAGAAAACCAGCAAT GGTCGCCTGCCAGTGAAGTGGATGGCACCCGAGGCCCTGTTCGACCGTGTCTACACCCACCAGAGCGATGT GTGGTCCTTCGGGATCCTGATGTGGGAGATTTTCACGCTGGGGGGCTCCCCTTACCCCGGCATCCCTGTCGAGGAGCTCTTCAAGCTGCTGAAAGAGGGGCACCGCATGGACCGGCCGTCCAACTGCACCCACGAGCT gtACATGCTGATGCGGGAGTGCTGGCACGCCGTGCCCTCGCAGCGCCCCACCTTCAAGCAGCTTGTGGAGGGGCTGGACAAGATCCTGGCGGCCGTTTCAGAGGAG TACCTGGACCTCTCCATGCCCTTCGAGCAGTACTCGCCCTCCTGTGAGGACACCgccagctcctgctcctccgACGACTCTGTCTTCACCCACGACCCGCTGCCGCTGGCTCCCCGCCTCTTCTCCTACCCCAGCGTGAGGACTTAA